The Pseudomonas orientalis genome contains a region encoding:
- the purU gene encoding formyltetrahydrofolate deformylase: protein MRTFRLVIACPDRVGIVAKVSNFLASHNGWITEASHHSDDLSGWFFMRHEIRADTLPFGLQAFREAFAPIAEEFSMTWHITDTEQKKRVVLMASRESHCLADLLHRWHSDELDCEIACVISNHDDLRSMVEWHGIPYYHVPVNPQDKEPAFAEVSRLVKQHDADVVVLARYMQILPPELCREYAGKVINIHHSFLPSFVGAKPYHQASLRGVKLIGATCHYVTEELDAGPIIEQDVVRVSHSDSIEDMVRFGRDVEKMVLARGLRYHLEDRVLVHGNKTVVF from the coding sequence ATGCGCACTTTTCGGCTGGTGATTGCTTGCCCGGACCGGGTTGGCATCGTTGCCAAGGTCAGTAACTTTCTGGCTTCTCATAACGGTTGGATCACCGAGGCGAGCCATCACTCGGATGATCTCAGCGGTTGGTTTTTCATGCGTCACGAAATTCGTGCCGATACCTTGCCTTTTGGTCTGCAAGCCTTCCGTGAGGCGTTTGCGCCGATCGCCGAAGAGTTTTCGATGACCTGGCACATCACCGACACCGAGCAGAAGAAACGCGTCGTGCTGATGGCCAGCCGTGAATCCCACTGCCTGGCGGACCTGCTGCACCGCTGGCACAGCGATGAGCTCGATTGCGAGATCGCGTGTGTGATCTCCAACCATGACGACCTGCGCAGCATGGTCGAATGGCATGGCATCCCGTATTACCACGTGCCGGTCAACCCGCAGGACAAGGAGCCGGCGTTCGCTGAAGTGTCGCGCCTGGTCAAGCAGCACGATGCCGATGTGGTGGTGCTGGCGCGCTACATGCAGATCCTGCCGCCGGAACTGTGCCGCGAATACGCGGGCAAGGTGATCAACATTCACCACAGCTTCCTGCCGTCGTTCGTGGGTGCCAAACCTTATCACCAGGCGTCACTGCGCGGCGTGAAGCTGATCGGCGCGACCTGTCACTATGTCACCGAGGAGCTGGACGCTGGTCCGATCATCGAGCAGGACGTGGTGCGCGTCAGCCACAGCGACAGCATCGAAGACATGGTGCGTTTCGGTCGCGACGTCGAAAAGATGGTGCTGGCCCGTGGCTTGCGTTATCACCTGGAAGATCGCGTGTTGGTGCACGGCAACAAGACCGTGGTGTTCTGA
- the mvaT gene encoding histone-like nucleoid-structuring protein MvaT, whose protein sequence is MSLINEYRATEEAIKELQARLKNLSQDDKLKTELEFEGKLRTLMGEYSKSLRDIIALLDPESKVKAPRGAVKTTGTKRARKVKQYKNPHNGEVIETKGGNHKTLKEWKAKWGGDVVEGWATLLG, encoded by the coding sequence ATGTCTCTGATCAACGAATACCGTGCCACCGAAGAAGCTATCAAAGAGCTGCAAGCCCGTTTGAAGAACCTGTCGCAAGACGACAAGCTGAAAACCGAGCTGGAATTCGAAGGCAAACTGCGCACCCTGATGGGCGAATACTCCAAATCCCTGCGTGACATCATTGCGCTGCTGGATCCGGAATCGAAAGTTAAAGCACCGCGTGGCGCTGTGAAAACTACCGGCACCAAACGTGCCCGCAAGGTCAAGCAGTACAAAAACCCGCACAACGGTGAAGTGATTGAAACCAAAGGCGGCAATCACAAGACACTGAAAGAGTGGAAAGCCAAGTGGGGCGGTGACGTGGTAGAAGGTTGGGCTACCCTGCTGGGCTAA
- the sbcB gene encoding exodeoxyribonuclease I, which produces MTSIFWYDYETTGINPRSDRPLQVAGIRTDLELNEVGPPINLYCRPSDDILPHPAACAITGITPQVLAHKGLAEADFMTRVHAELAAPGTCGAGYNTLRFDDEMTRYSLYRNFFDPYAREWQGGNSRWDLIDVMRTAYALRPEGIVWPEQDGRVTLKLERLTQANGIDHGQAHDALSDVRATIALARLVREKQPKLYEWLFQLRSKQRVMDQVRLLQPLVHISGRFSAERHYLGVVLPLAWHPRNRNALIVCDLGLDPQALLELDAQTLRERLYTRRDELSQGELPVPLKLLHINRCPVVAPLKVLRAQDRERLQLDMEVYQARALRLTDAQEVWRDKLASVYAEEEYAPNADPEQQLYEGFIGDRDRRLCEQVRMAEPVQLGRQQWPFDDHRLPELLFRYRARNFPETLNNEEQERWRLFCQQRLSDPVWGAPNTLAAFKLAHQELKNSATAFQCQVLDEWQDYADSLAARLNL; this is translated from the coding sequence GTGACCTCCATTTTCTGGTACGACTATGAAACCACCGGAATCAACCCGCGCAGCGATCGCCCGCTGCAGGTAGCCGGCATTCGTACCGACCTCGAGCTCAACGAGGTCGGCCCGCCGATCAATCTGTATTGCCGGCCCAGCGACGATATCCTGCCCCATCCGGCAGCGTGTGCGATCACCGGTATCACGCCGCAGGTCCTGGCGCACAAAGGCCTTGCCGAAGCGGACTTCATGACCCGGGTGCACGCCGAACTCGCGGCCCCCGGCACCTGCGGCGCGGGTTATAACACCCTGCGCTTTGACGATGAAATGACGCGCTACAGTCTCTATCGCAACTTTTTCGACCCTTACGCACGCGAGTGGCAGGGCGGTAACAGCCGCTGGGACTTGATCGATGTGATGCGTACCGCCTATGCCCTGCGGCCGGAGGGGATTGTGTGGCCCGAGCAGGACGGGCGCGTGACGCTCAAGCTCGAACGCCTGACGCAAGCCAACGGCATCGACCACGGCCAGGCCCACGATGCGTTGTCTGACGTGCGCGCGACCATCGCCCTGGCGCGATTGGTGCGTGAAAAACAACCCAAGCTGTATGAGTGGCTGTTCCAGTTGCGGAGCAAGCAACGGGTGATGGACCAGGTGCGCCTGTTGCAGCCGCTGGTGCATATTTCCGGACGCTTCAGCGCCGAGCGACATTATCTGGGGGTGGTCTTGCCGTTGGCCTGGCATCCGCGCAATCGCAATGCATTGATTGTGTGCGACTTGGGGCTCGACCCGCAGGCCCTGCTCGAACTGGATGCCCAAACGTTGCGCGAGCGCCTCTATACGCGGCGCGATGAGCTGTCGCAGGGTGAGCTGCCGGTGCCTCTGAAGTTGCTGCACATCAACCGCTGTCCGGTCGTCGCGCCCTTGAAAGTGCTGCGCGCGCAAGATCGCGAGCGGCTGCAATTGGATATGGAGGTTTACCAGGCACGGGCGCTGCGACTAACTGACGCACAGGAAGTTTGGCGTGACAAGTTGGCGAGCGTTTACGCCGAGGAGGAATATGCGCCGAATGCCGATCCAGAGCAGCAGCTCTATGAGGGTTTTATCGGCGACCGTGATCGGCGCTTATGTGAACAAGTTCGCATGGCAGAGCCGGTACAACTGGGACGCCAGCAATGGCCGTTCGATGATCATCGATTGCCTGAATTATTATTCCGCTATCGCGCGCGTAACTTTCCTGAAACCTTGAACAATGAGGAGCAAGAGCGCTGGAGACTTTTCTGTCAGCAACGGTTGTCAGACCCGGTATGGGGCGCACCCAATACCCTGGCGGCATTTAAGCTGGCCCATCAGGAATTGAAAAACAGTGCGACAGCGTTTCAGTGCCAGGTACTGGATGAATGGCAAGACTATGCTGACTCTTTAGCGGCCCGCCTGAATCTGTAG
- a CDS encoding RDD family protein, with the protein MPTAPLDTCYQIETPEGIDLPLRPAGLAPRALAYAFDLLARGVIMGILLVPLALLGNLGLGLGALLLFLVSWWYMVLFEVLNQGCSPGKQVMGLRVVQDDGTAIGWSASLIRNLLRFVDMLPFGYFFGAISCLQHPHFKRLGDLAAGTLVVYREQSLARRPLPQAAALRLPFALELSEQRAILGFAERQADLSAERVHELAAILAAPLQVPPARAVEQLNGVARGLLGPT; encoded by the coding sequence ATGCCAACAGCTCCTCTGGATACCTGCTACCAGATCGAGACCCCCGAGGGTATCGACCTGCCCTTGCGACCTGCCGGCCTTGCGCCAAGGGCATTGGCCTACGCCTTCGATCTGCTCGCGCGCGGCGTGATCATGGGCATCCTGCTGGTGCCCCTGGCGCTGCTTGGCAACCTCGGCCTAGGCCTGGGCGCGCTGCTGCTGTTCCTGGTCAGTTGGTGGTACATGGTGCTGTTCGAAGTGCTCAACCAGGGCTGCTCGCCCGGCAAGCAGGTCATGGGCCTGCGGGTGGTACAGGATGACGGCACGGCCATCGGTTGGTCGGCATCACTGATCCGGAACCTGCTGCGTTTTGTCGACATGCTGCCCTTCGGCTACTTCTTCGGCGCCATCAGTTGCCTGCAACATCCGCACTTCAAGCGGCTTGGCGACCTGGCGGCGGGAACGCTGGTGGTCTACCGCGAACAGTCGCTGGCCCGCCGCCCCCTACCTCAGGCAGCCGCCCTGCGCCTGCCCTTCGCGCTGGAGCTGAGCGAACAGCGGGCCATCCTCGGTTTCGCCGAACGCCAGGCCGACCTGTCTGCCGAGCGGGTGCACGAACTGGCTGCAATCCTCGCCGCGCCCTTGCAGGTGCCTCCGGCTCGCGCCGTGGAGCAACTTAACGGTGTGGCCCGTGGTTTGCTGGGGCCGACATGA
- a CDS encoding stage II sporulation protein M has translation MKQSLFESRHQQQWQTFAEQLKQLERGKACEVADFPYHYRRLCQHLALAQERGYSSYLVDRLQQLALRGHQQLYRHRSQTTANMVAFILADFPRLVREQWRFVLIASLLFFGSLLGIALLVYLFPDLIYSIVSPQQVAEMQSMYDPAASRLGRAAERASSEDWMMFGYYVMHNIGIAFQTFAAGLLFGLGSVFFLVFNGLIIGAVSGHLSEIGYGQTFWSFVIGHGAFELSAIALAGAAGLQLGWSLIAPGPLARSESLRLAARKSVQMLCGVMVFLLIAAFIEAYWSSTTSIAPWIKYLVGSALWLLVAAYLIFAGRTHNAPD, from the coding sequence ATGAAGCAGAGCCTTTTTGAAAGCCGGCACCAGCAGCAATGGCAGACCTTCGCTGAACAGCTGAAACAGTTGGAGCGCGGCAAAGCCTGCGAGGTGGCCGACTTCCCTTATCACTATCGACGCCTGTGCCAACACCTGGCCCTGGCCCAGGAGCGCGGCTACAGCAGTTACCTGGTGGACCGCCTGCAACAACTGGCGCTGCGCGGCCACCAGCAACTGTATCGCCATCGCAGCCAAACGACGGCGAACATGGTGGCCTTCATCCTCGCCGATTTCCCGCGCCTGGTACGCGAACAATGGCGCTTCGTGCTGATCGCCAGCCTGCTGTTCTTTGGCAGCCTGCTGGGCATAGCCCTGTTGGTCTACCTGTTTCCCGACCTGATCTACAGCATCGTCAGCCCGCAACAGGTGGCCGAGATGCAAAGCATGTACGACCCCGCCGCCAGTCGTCTGGGCCGCGCGGCCGAACGCGCCTCCAGCGAAGACTGGATGATGTTTGGCTATTACGTGATGCACAACATCGGCATCGCCTTCCAGACCTTTGCCGCAGGCTTGCTGTTCGGCCTGGGCAGCGTGTTCTTCCTGGTCTTCAACGGCTTGATCATCGGCGCGGTCTCCGGGCACCTGAGTGAAATCGGCTACGGCCAGACCTTCTGGTCATTCGTGATCGGCCATGGTGCCTTCGAACTCAGCGCCATCGCACTGGCCGGTGCGGCGGGCCTGCAACTGGGCTGGTCACTGATCGCGCCAGGGCCGTTGGCACGTAGCGAATCCCTGCGCCTGGCGGCCCGCAAAAGCGTGCAGATGCTCTGCGGAGTCATGGTGTTCCTGCTGATCGCAGCGTTCATCGAAGCCTACTGGTCATCCACCACGAGCATTGCGCCGTGGATCAAATACCTGGTGGGCAGCGCACTATGGCTGCTGGTGGCCGCCTATCTGATCTTCGCTGGTCGGACTCATAATGCGCCTGACTGA
- a CDS encoding DUF4129 domain-containing protein — translation MRLTDASVVIRPRTSWEAMDLGVLMAREHRAVLMGSWALVSLPVFLLLTALLWQYPSYALFLFWWLKPAFERLPLYILSKALFGETPSLKQSVRQWPRLLKGQLFASLTWRRLSLSRSFMLPVNQLEGLDGPVRQQRLGVLQQRNAGAARWLTIIGVHLEIGLWFGCMALFYLFIPEQVELDWDWQRLVLATGPQGLWLEHLSNAFYALVLVFWEPIYVACGFSLYLNRRTVLEAWDLELVFRRLRQRLSGVAPLLLLVVGLTLVQLSPSAQADQTADLKPLGTQAASQSIKALLEKPPFKNPQTVTRYRFGEEKPATPPKAHGDGKLPAWLQQLLDNLNSNTFKHVAQGLEILLWSVVIGGLALVVWRYREWLRTFVSRKRRPQPNIARPAPAQLFGLELGVETLPDDIASAAEQLWPTRPREALGLLYRGLLSRLLHEFNLPLKSADTEGQVLERIHQLQQPQLLAFSSELTAHWQNLAYGHRLPPGTAQQKLCSDWRALFSSGASQ, via the coding sequence ATGCGCCTGACTGACGCCAGTGTGGTCATCCGCCCGCGTACCTCCTGGGAAGCCATGGACCTCGGCGTACTGATGGCCCGGGAACATCGTGCAGTGCTGATGGGCAGTTGGGCGCTGGTCAGCCTGCCTGTGTTCCTGCTGCTCACCGCGCTGCTGTGGCAGTACCCGTCTTACGCCCTATTCCTGTTCTGGTGGCTCAAGCCTGCCTTCGAGCGCTTACCGTTGTACATTCTTTCCAAGGCCCTGTTTGGTGAAACGCCGAGCCTGAAGCAGTCCGTTCGCCAGTGGCCACGCCTGCTCAAGGGGCAACTGTTCGCCAGCCTGACCTGGCGCCGGCTGAGCCTGAGCCGCAGCTTCATGCTGCCGGTGAACCAGCTCGAAGGCCTGGATGGGCCAGTGCGTCAACAACGCCTGGGCGTACTGCAACAGCGCAATGCAGGTGCCGCGCGCTGGCTGACGATTATCGGGGTGCATCTGGAGATCGGCCTATGGTTCGGGTGCATGGCGCTGTTCTATCTATTCATCCCGGAGCAGGTCGAACTGGATTGGGACTGGCAGCGGCTGGTACTGGCGACAGGCCCGCAGGGGCTATGGCTGGAACACCTGAGCAACGCGTTCTATGCGCTGGTCCTGGTGTTCTGGGAGCCCATCTACGTCGCCTGCGGTTTCAGCCTGTACCTCAACCGTCGCACCGTTCTGGAAGCCTGGGACCTGGAACTGGTGTTTCGCCGGTTGCGCCAACGCCTGAGCGGTGTCGCGCCGCTGTTGCTGCTGGTCGTCGGGCTCACGCTGGTGCAACTGAGCCCATCGGCGCAGGCCGATCAAACCGCTGATCTGAAGCCCCTCGGCACCCAGGCGGCCAGCCAATCGATCAAGGCGCTATTGGAAAAACCGCCGTTCAAGAATCCGCAAACCGTCACCCGTTATCGTTTTGGCGAGGAAAAACCCGCCACGCCCCCCAAAGCCCATGGGGACGGTAAATTACCTGCCTGGCTCCAGCAATTGCTCGACAACCTCAACAGCAACACCTTCAAGCACGTGGCCCAAGGCTTGGAGATACTGTTATGGAGCGTGGTGATTGGCGGGCTGGCCCTGGTGGTATGGCGCTACCGTGAATGGCTGCGCACATTTGTCAGCCGCAAACGGCGACCTCAACCCAACATAGCAAGACCTGCGCCTGCCCAATTGTTCGGCCTGGAACTGGGGGTCGAGACATTGCCCGACGATATCGCCAGCGCCGCCGAACAGCTATGGCCCACCCGCCCGCGGGAAGCCCTGGGCCTGCTGTATCGCGGCCTGCTCAGCCGGCTGCTGCATGAATTCAACCTGCCACTCAAAAGTGCCGACACCGAGGGCCAGGTGCTGGAGCGTATTCATCAGTTGCAGCAACCGCAGTTGCTGGCATTCAGCAGCGAATTGACCGCTCACTGGCAAAACCTCGCCTATGGCCATCGACTGCCTCCCGGCACCGCCCAGCAAAAGCTGTGCAGCGATTGGCGCGCACTCTTCAGTAGCGGAGCCAGCCAATGA
- a CDS encoding DUF4350 domain-containing protein has protein sequence MNRPLLWIAALLACLLGAGGLYAWHKAIPYEEVVDRGPSPEALANPYLAAEDFLRRQGLAVTQANGLERLADLPAPGHSLLLLGERGNMTPGQVEQLLAWAKAGGHLLLVAEALWDEETGKSGDLLLDRLNLHQTLSDDFDEPAAPRKKIAPDLTKLYVDNETAPAYFSFDTDFNLTDPRHLAQFSANSAKSSHLMQLDLGRGRVTVLTDSDLWKTPSIGKHDNAWLLWYLNQGTDVTLLFNSDADNLLTLLARYFPQALVALVALLALALWHAGLRQGPIQAPAPKARRQLQEHLRASADFLLRRSGQGALLQALQQDLLRTARRRHPGFEHLDMAEQCQVLEHLTRQPSPIIRQALGAPALKRLSSADFSQQVACLQTLRNAL, from the coding sequence ATGAACCGGCCATTACTGTGGATTGCCGCGCTGCTGGCCTGCCTGTTGGGAGCGGGCGGCCTGTATGCCTGGCACAAGGCAATTCCCTATGAGGAGGTTGTGGATCGTGGCCCATCGCCGGAGGCACTGGCCAACCCCTACCTCGCGGCGGAGGATTTCCTGCGCCGGCAAGGCCTGGCGGTAACACAGGCCAACGGGCTTGAGCGGCTTGCCGATCTGCCCGCCCCAGGCCACAGCCTGCTGTTGCTGGGGGAGCGTGGCAACATGACTCCAGGCCAGGTCGAACAACTGCTGGCGTGGGCAAAAGCCGGGGGGCACCTGTTACTGGTGGCCGAGGCGTTATGGGATGAAGAGACCGGTAAAAGCGGCGACCTGCTGCTCGATCGTCTCAATCTTCACCAAACCCTTAGCGATGACTTCGACGAGCCGGCGGCGCCGCGCAAAAAGATCGCGCCGGACCTCACGAAACTGTATGTCGACAATGAAACCGCGCCGGCTTATTTCAGTTTTGACACCGACTTCAACCTTACCGACCCCAGGCACCTGGCGCAGTTTTCAGCCAACAGCGCCAAGTCCAGCCATCTGATGCAACTTGACCTGGGGCGAGGCCGCGTTACGGTGCTCACCGACAGCGACCTGTGGAAAACCCCGAGCATCGGCAAGCACGACAATGCCTGGCTGCTGTGGTACCTGAACCAGGGCACCGACGTCACCCTGCTGTTCAACAGCGATGCGGACAACCTGCTTACCCTGCTGGCCCGTTACTTCCCCCAGGCCCTCGTCGCGCTGGTCGCACTGCTTGCCCTGGCACTCTGGCACGCCGGCCTGCGCCAGGGCCCGATCCAGGCACCCGCACCCAAGGCGCGTCGACAGCTACAGGAGCATTTGCGCGCCAGCGCCGACTTCCTGCTACGCCGCAGCGGCCAGGGCGCCTTGCTGCAAGCCTTGCAGCAGGATTTACTGCGCACCGCCCGGCGCCGTCACCCCGGCTTTGAACACCTCGACATGGCAGAACAATGTCAGGTGCTGGAACACCTGACGCGACAACCCTCCCCTATCATCCGCCAGGCACTCGGCGCACCTGCGCTGAAACGGCTCTCCAGCGCCGATTTCAGCCAACAGGTGGCGTGTCTGCAAACCCTCAGGAATGCCCTATGA
- a CDS encoding AAA family ATPase encodes MSDSPMATTLNAENTIQTASQQAQALRVELRKAVIGQDAVIDDVLTALIAGGHVLLEGVPGLGKTLLVRALARCFGGDFARIQFTPDLMPSDVTGHAVYDLQTEQFKLRKGPLFTHLLLADEINRAPAKTQAALLEAMQERQVTLEGEALPIGAPFMVLATQNPIEQEGTYPLPEAELDRFMLKVRMDYPDAQQEVDMVREVTRSSRADMLDVQPLRTVLQAEDVVQMQQIASGMPLDEQVLDYAVRLARATRSWPGLTIGAGPRASIALIRGARARALLRGGDFVTPDDVKGCALAVLRHRVRLAPELDIDGLEVDQVIKQLLDQIAAPRQ; translated from the coding sequence ATGAGCGACTCTCCAATGGCCACAACCCTGAACGCAGAAAATACTATCCAAACCGCAAGTCAACAGGCCCAGGCCCTGCGCGTTGAATTACGCAAGGCAGTCATTGGCCAGGACGCGGTGATCGATGACGTGCTCACCGCATTGATTGCAGGTGGCCATGTGCTGCTTGAGGGTGTGCCCGGCCTTGGCAAAACCTTGCTGGTGCGTGCCCTGGCCCGTTGCTTCGGCGGCGATTTCGCACGCATCCAGTTCACGCCGGACCTGATGCCCAGCGACGTCACCGGCCACGCGGTGTATGACCTGCAGACCGAACAGTTCAAGCTGCGCAAGGGGCCGTTGTTCACTCACCTGCTGCTGGCCGACGAAATCAACCGCGCCCCGGCCAAGACCCAGGCCGCACTGCTCGAAGCCATGCAGGAGCGCCAGGTCACCCTGGAGGGCGAGGCATTGCCCATCGGCGCGCCGTTCATGGTGCTTGCCACCCAGAACCCGATCGAACAGGAAGGCACCTACCCGTTGCCCGAAGCCGAGTTGGACCGCTTCATGCTCAAGGTGCGCATGGACTATCCCGACGCCCAACAGGAAGTGGACATGGTGCGCGAAGTGACCCGCTCGTCCAGGGCCGACATGCTCGATGTGCAACCGTTGCGTACCGTGCTGCAAGCCGAAGACGTGGTGCAGATGCAACAGATTGCCAGCGGCATGCCCCTGGATGAACAGGTGCTCGACTATGCCGTACGCCTGGCGCGGGCCACGCGCAGTTGGCCGGGCTTGACCATCGGCGCAGGCCCACGGGCCTCTATCGCCCTGATTCGCGGCGCTCGTGCCCGTGCGCTGTTGCGCGGCGGCGACTTCGTGACCCCGGATGACGTCAAGGGATGCGCCCTGGCGGTGCTGCGTCACCGCGTACGGCTCGCGCCCGAACTGGACATCGATGGCCTGGAGGTGGACCAGGTGATCAAGCAGTTGCTCGACCAGATTGCGGCCCCCAGGCAGTAA
- a CDS encoding DUF58 domain-containing protein — MKPTRLFLTWLGVLLALSILLGASMALQVKVPDTLHAIAWGLLLALLVLAMLDAIRLRRRPSVRVRRALPGSLALGRWGEVRLSLEHDYPQPLTVQVFDHVPDGLVVDNLPQSILLRPGERGELGYRVRPVRRGHFSFSRCEIHLPSPLGLWSARRWLDVPDATRVYPDFARLSGAQLQGVDNWLSQLGVRQHQRRGPGLEFHQLREFRDGDSLRQIDWKATARQRTPIAREYEDERDQQIVFMLDCGRRMRSQDDELSHFDHALDACLLLGYVALRQGDAVGLCTFAGDQPRYLAPAKGSGQLNVLLNAVYDLHSTRKTADYEAAASQLLARQKRRALVIVVTNLRDEDDEALVSAIKRIARHHRVLIASLREEVLDQLRQAPVQTLPEALAYSGAIDYLNRRNQLHDRLDAHGLPVLDSLPSALGAALVTRYLRWKKAGVF, encoded by the coding sequence ATGAAACCGACCCGTCTGTTCCTGACCTGGCTGGGTGTCCTGTTGGCCCTCAGTATCCTGCTGGGCGCGTCGATGGCCTTGCAGGTCAAGGTGCCCGATACCTTGCACGCAATCGCCTGGGGCCTGCTATTGGCCCTGCTGGTACTGGCGATGCTCGATGCCATACGGTTACGCCGCCGCCCTTCGGTGCGTGTGCGCAGGGCGTTGCCCGGCAGCCTGGCATTGGGGCGCTGGGGAGAAGTGCGCCTGTCACTGGAACACGACTATCCACAACCGCTGACCGTGCAGGTGTTCGATCACGTGCCCGACGGGCTGGTTGTGGATAACCTGCCGCAATCCATTTTGCTGCGCCCGGGCGAGCGTGGTGAGTTGGGCTATCGTGTGCGCCCCGTGCGACGTGGACATTTCAGCTTCAGCCGCTGCGAAATCCACCTGCCCAGCCCGTTGGGGTTGTGGTCGGCGCGGCGCTGGCTCGACGTCCCGGACGCCACTCGCGTGTACCCGGACTTCGCGCGCTTGTCCGGTGCGCAGTTGCAGGGGGTGGATAACTGGCTGAGCCAACTGGGTGTGCGCCAGCATCAGCGGCGTGGACCGGGCCTGGAGTTTCATCAATTACGCGAATTTCGCGACGGCGACAGCCTGCGTCAGATCGACTGGAAAGCCACGGCACGACAACGCACGCCGATTGCCCGGGAATATGAGGATGAGCGTGACCAACAGATTGTATTCATGCTCGATTGCGGCCGGCGCATGCGCAGCCAGGACGACGAGTTGTCCCACTTTGATCACGCCCTGGATGCCTGCCTGTTACTGGGTTACGTCGCCTTGCGCCAAGGCGATGCAGTCGGGCTGTGTACCTTTGCCGGCGACCAGCCGCGTTACCTGGCGCCGGCCAAGGGCAGCGGCCAGTTGAACGTCTTGCTCAATGCCGTCTACGACTTGCACAGCACACGCAAGACAGCTGACTACGAGGCCGCCGCCAGCCAATTGCTGGCTCGGCAAAAACGCCGCGCATTGGTGATCGTGGTCACTAACCTGCGCGATGAAGACGATGAGGCACTGGTGAGTGCGATCAAGCGCATCGCTCGGCACCACCGCGTGCTGATCGCGAGTTTGCGAGAAGAAGTACTCGATCAATTGCGCCAGGCCCCGGTGCAAACCCTGCCCGAAGCATTGGCCTACAGCGGCGCGATTGACTACCTCAACAGGCGCAACCAGCTGCATGACCGCCTGGATGCCCATGGGCTGCCCGTGCTGGATAGCTTGCCGTCGGCATTGGGTGCCGCGCTGGTGACGCGTTACCTGCGCTGGAAAAAAGCCGGCGTGTTCTGA
- a CDS encoding PilZ domain-containing protein, translating into MFIERRIERHQLPYFLQVFNRLTDKPIGFLGDVSEDGLMLISQLPMMINADFELRVKIPAPDGEFHAVDITATCLWSREDVNPQHYDSGFRVLQACEGYAQLISALLQYFSFDPLQASA; encoded by the coding sequence ATGTTTATCGAACGACGGATCGAACGGCATCAACTGCCTTATTTCTTGCAGGTGTTCAATCGGCTTACGGACAAGCCAATCGGTTTTCTGGGCGACGTTTCCGAGGATGGGCTGATGTTGATCAGCCAGTTACCGATGATGATCAACGCTGATTTTGAGTTGCGCGTGAAGATTCCGGCCCCTGACGGCGAGTTCCACGCGGTTGACATCACCGCGACCTGTCTGTGGAGCCGTGAAGACGTCAACCCGCAGCATTACGACTCAGGTTTCCGCGTGCTTCAGGCATGTGAAGGTTATGCACAACTGATCAGCGCCTTGTTGCAGTACTTCAGTTTTGATCCTCTCCAGGCATCCGCCTGA
- a CDS encoding tetratricopeptide repeat protein, producing the protein MRILLVAALAVSVVGCTRWSMDHHLNNAYRAYGVGDCARVTLELSQVDRESRTRRYVQPEVSMLRGQCLERQKLFVDAAQTYQFIISQYPSSEYAYRARARLDTLRQLGHYSGASVAQPRPTSL; encoded by the coding sequence ATGCGAATTTTGCTCGTTGCTGCCCTGGCCGTCAGTGTTGTCGGCTGCACCCGCTGGTCAATGGACCACCATTTGAACAACGCTTACCGTGCCTATGGGGTGGGTGATTGCGCGCGGGTTACCCTGGAGTTGTCCCAGGTCGACCGCGAAAGCCGTACCCGTCGCTATGTGCAACCCGAGGTTTCGATGCTGCGCGGGCAGTGCCTGGAACGGCAGAAACTGTTCGTCGATGCCGCCCAAACCTACCAGTTCATCATCAGTCAGTACCCTTCCAGCGAGTACGCTTACCGCGCCCGTGCGAGGCTCGATACCTTGCGCCAGTTGGGGCACTACTCTGGCGCAAGCGTGGCGCAACCGCGGCCGACTTCTTTGTAA